TACGTATAGAATCAGAAAAAACCACAAAGTCCAtttagtccaactccattctgccaggcagagaaggaaactccaccatatTCTGAGACAGCCTATCctgctgttgaacagctcttaccatcacaaCGTTCTTCTTAATATATAGATGGAATCCTTTTTCCTGCAAGTTGAATACATGGCTCTGTTTCCTATTATCTCTAGCAGTGGAAAATAGGCTTGCCTCCTTCTCAGTATGACATCTCTTCAAATATGCAaacatgcagaggcggccctaggtaattttcaatggtaaacaaacagtttattgcccctcccccccaaaaccaatcaatgatatatattttctgttcgccgtgggagttctgtgtgccatatttggttcaattccatcattagtggagttcagaatgctttttgattgtaggtgaactatacatcccagtaactacaactcgcatatgtcaatgtctattttccccccaagagcgcctcaagagcacccctgggcaaaatcaactatactgcaaatgcttactttgcgtaatgggttgagccgcccctggtcagaagtcagtgcctctggtgtcgctgtgagaaggccttccattgtgcatgtggcagggctcaggctgcactgtagtgagtggtctgtggtttgctgttctccacactcgcatgtcatggactccactttctgaagattggctccaTACCTCTGTGGCGCCAGAGCGcattctgttcagcaccttccaagtcaccaagtcttgtgtgtgcccaggggagagtctctcatccagtctcagccactgaggttccaggttttagcctgccacctttggactctcgcttgctgaggtgttccttccTAATTCCGTGCCCCCTTAATACAATCCTTCATGTTGTAgtgagccccaaccataaaattattgtcattgctacttcataactgtaattttgctactggtatgcgggatgcattttcattcactggactaaatttggcacaaatacctaatacacccaaatttgaatactggtggggttgggagggattgattttgtcatttgggagttgtagttgctaggatttgtagttcacctacatccagagagcactgtaggtTCAAAAAATTTTAGatctggacaggcccgtagccaggatttcgttttgggggggggggggctgaattttttttcaggggggtttttgtggggggctgagtttcgggggggggggctgagtctgagtgaaagagggtctagcctagcaaaccttttgtatcattactccaatacccccatgcatatgggatatattgagtatggtgatcagatcatgatatgaataaacataacagtttaaataatgcaccattaaggcctttttgcgaaccaccatgaaaatttcgggggggggggggggctgaagccccccgagcgccccccccccccccggctacatgcctggatctggaccaaacttggcatgaatactcaatatgcccaaatgtgagcactggtggagtttggggaaaatagagcttgacatttgggagttgtagttgctgggatttataattcatctacaaccaaaaagcattctgaatcccatcaacaatagaattgggcaaaccttcccacacagaacaccccgtgaccaacagaaaaactggAGGGATTTGAAAGGAATTGAGagtgatttaagggagatgtagttcacctacatctggaaagcactgtgaactcaaacaatggacctggaccaaatttggcacagatatctgatatgctcaaatttgaatattggtgggtttgggggggggggtgattttgtcatttgggagttgtttttgctggaATTTATCAATaatctacaatcgaagagcactctGAAGCCCAAAATGGAGagtcaccaaacttggcactctatATATACATAACCAACATTGAATGCTGGTGGGGCTGGGGAAGGGGGGTGTTttttaattgtgggagttgcagttcaccaacactcagagagcactttgtaccaaactggtgatggaacaagtaaacttggcacacataccttacatgccaaactttgaatactggtagagtttcaAGGGGACTGACCTCAaaggttgggagttatagttcacccacattgacAGAGCAATGTGTTTGGtcctgatggatctggaccaaacttggcacaaatacccaatatgaacaattttgaatactggtgaggtttgaggggggggggatctaacATTATGCTAAGTGTAGCtctccctgcatccagagaaacctGTGACCCCCACCGATGATTGatctgaatcaaactgggcaaacagacccaacatgaccaactgtgaatacaACTGCAGGGAttggggtgattgaccttggcatatttatttatttatttctggtatgtctaccccgtctcttctcaacccccaaggggggactcaggatggcttacatatgggagttgtagctcatccAGATtaaaagagcactgaacccagctgacaatggatctgaaccaaacttagcacacagataCAACATGCCTaattgtgaatactggtgggatttggggaggattgacctacaattttgggagttttagttcatccacatcctgatgcattttctaatgggagcattaataataaacagaaggaaagactgactttttcTAATACATTGTGTTACAAATCACCTAAGCTGCTGCTCCTGAtgctgctggaccactctcagttCCATGTTGCACGGATACACACCatactgccatgtgctgagcacacctgctcccCGCCTTGCTtggggtctcagaaacagccctccccttggctgaggggTCAGCTGAGAGGTCGGCCCCTCAAtagaaggagggcttttggtgggaggatttgccatctgtttccaaaaaggaagagaaggacaggcagacaaatcttcagcattctctgccaaagggattcctaagaccattagaaatatgtgtctttggtgacccctctgaaaccccctcatgacccccccccccccccccccccagatcctgacgcccaggttgagaaacactgctgtagaagcAAAGCTAAAACAGCCTGGCAAAAGCAACTGTGTAACAAAAGTACACGGCATGTAGAATTGAAAACAGTATAAACTATTTTTATTCtgtgcattccccccccccccccccaatacagaTTAATCTTGGAGACACACCTTTTCACTTCAGGAAATGAAAACTTGGGCTATTTATATTGATTGGAAGAGCAGACAAAACAATGGTTTTATACAGGACGAGAGGGAAAGATTGCATTGCCAGTTTGGATGGGCAAAGGCACAGATTAAAGTGCACGATTAAATGGTATCTGAAGTTTGTTTTCTCTTATCATATCACATGAATAGAATCTGCAGTAAGAACCGGCTTCGTGTAGAAAATTAAGAACTGCATATTCTCAAGAAAAATGGCTGAAGGTCATATAATAGAAGCCCAAATGAACGAAAATGAAGAAGAGAATGGAGCTATGATTGAACCAGTCAAAATACTTTTGAGCAGAAGAACGtttaaggattttaaaaaaggtGAGTGTGGTGAGACTGACAGTACTTTATTTCCAGAAAAGATATGAATCCACTGCCAACCTAAACTGGATATACAGCCTGTTAACGTACATCTAAGAAAGCCAAGCTTCCCTGTTCCCTGGGCAGAAGGCAGTTTTTCTGCTCACTGTGTGTATATTGTGCTCCTTGGATGTATGTATACCATACAGAAAGAATATATAGGTCCTTGGCTCCAAGATGTCCTGTTTAGTCACAAGAATAGCTTTAACACCAAGTTTTAAAGaggtaaaggttatcccctgacattaagtccagtcgtgtccaactctgggcattgggctcatctctatttctaagctgaagagccagcattgtccgtagacacctccaaggtcatgtggccagcttgtCTGCATGGAgagctattaccttcccaccggagcggtatctattgatctactcacatttgcatgttttgaactgctaggttggcagaactggggctaacagcagaagctcacatcactccccggattcaaacctgtgacctctcggtcaacaagctcaacagctcagcagtttaacccactgagcggGGGGAGAGGGGGTCCCAACACCAAGTTTAAAGGAACTCAAAAAGCTTTATGTCAGCAAAGTTTAAAGTAGAACAATCAAATACACAAAAGCAAGTTCACAAAAGACAAGTTCATAAAACAAGGCAAAAGTCTTCGCTGAGCAAAATAAAGTCTTTGGTAGTTTCTTCTCAAGGCAAAAATACAAAGACAAGGATTCTTGCTGGAACACATACAGGAACAAAGACTAGGCAATTGGATCAGTTGCTGCCAGTGAGGGCTGTTTCTCCTGCTcctgatttatagccctcagTCAACAGCACATGTGTCTCTTGGGGATGGTCTGACTGTCTTTTCAGTAATCCTGGCTGACCTACGTCTTGCTTGTTGCTCCCTTCAGTGGCGTTCTTCAAAAGGAGGAACAAGCAGCATGCCTCCCTCCTCTTGCTCTTCCTCCTGAACAGGCCTGACCATCTGCCCAGAATCTCCAGCcccttcctcttcatccttctcctcttccaaCTCCACAGAGGCAGAAGAGGAAGACCTCAGACTTTTCAATATAAGAGGAGAGGGGtatatttttgttctttcatACTAGCCTGGGGAGGACTGTGGGCTAGACAGGGAATTCCCCTATCCCTAATGTGAGATGTTTGCAGATATTTGATCTATGTATAAACACAATTGGGGAAGGGGCATTTCAGCAGCAGATTCCTTCTCTAATTTTGAGTTAAGGGCATAGTCCATGGACATCCTCACTACAGTCAACTCTTCTGTAAAGTTGTACCTGTTAGGAGACAGTCATTCCTACTTTATGGTAGAGCTGGTTGCTCTAGTTGAGTGACAATGTTAGAAAATCAACACGGTGGCCTTCAGGAAACATAACTGCATCTTTCATTGGGGTGATGTGGGACATGACTTCAGGCAATGGGTTAAAAGTTAAATTTTCAGGATATTCTAGACAGTGATACCAACAATACAGATGTGTTGTGAGCAGGGAATAAGTAGAAGAAGCTGTGTCCTTGACATCTTGATTGCTGGCTTTCAAGATGTCAAGACAGGAAGAGTGgcagaatggaaaaaaaaaaccctgatgatCCTACctaaaaaatattttcactttCTTAAGCTCCTGTTAGGGCCTCcaggtggcatagtgggttaaaccgcttagctgctgaacttgctgaccgaaagtggtggtttgaatccagggagcggggtgagctcccgttgatAGACCCAgcttcatgcaaatgtgagtagatcaataggtgccacttctgtgggaaggtaacggcactctatgcagtcatgctggtcacatgagttgtctacggacaacgccagctcttttgcttagaaatggagatgagcaccacctcccagagtcagacacaactagatttaatgtcaggagaaatctttATCATTACTAAGCTCCTCTTATTCACTGATGTTTTCTCTTGAGCTTCTACACAATATTGTTTGATTCACCTGGGTACAAATTCATCCTGCCTTTTTCTTACTTTTAAGGGTCTTCTTGGAACAACCGTTGGTGCTACAAGAGTGAAAGAGGAGAGTGGGTCATCACTGCAAAATGTTCAGGTGTCATTTTGACAATGacacttattattattctgatccCTGCCATTTTGTTTGCAGGTGAGTGAAGAACTACATTAGTCTAATTATACTGTGCAATCTATCCATTCTATTAAACTTTGAAAGAGCCTTAGCATATTTGTGAGCAGTCTAGAATGTTTGTTAATAGATCCATTGCATTTATGCTCAACTTAATCTTTTTAGTGCTGACATTCTGACAGGTATAGTTTGGCCAATGCTGTTAACATTCTAGTTTATTAAATCCTTTGAATCATCagagagaagaaatgaaagatgTCCAGATCTTCTCCCTGCTGATCCTTGTCCAAAAGATTGGCTGGGATACCAAAGGAAATGCTACTACTTTTCACCGATGGAAGGAAACTGGACCTCTGGCAACAGACACTGCTCCTCCCATAATGCCTCCTTGGCTTTGGTTGGCTCCCAGGAAACACTGGTAAGTATAAATATTCAGAGCACAATTAATTTCAGATCTttcattaaattattattatattttcaaaaaatgctgtatCAACTGGTTTGGTGTATTTCTTGGCTGATTATGTAAGAATTTGCTTTGGGTTCTTttctaagaaagaaaaaaatataaaatgtccTGATATCAAACAGATCGAATAAAACAGAAGCAGCAAACTtggtctgcagtgtctttcatgttccttgattcatgtttgggcaatgctgcgtttagtggtccctatCTAGACTCTTCCACATGGTTtatggtagacttctgcagaggtgaaatgatccctcttatcctttccTGAATGTAGCATGTGTTGGATTTTCatagtgggtttgtagatagtttgtaggttgtgtttcttcatcagcttccctatgcggtcagtggtttccttgatgtatgataagaacacttttcctctgggtggatctttgtctttattctcgtggcttatTCTTGGTCTTTCAGTTCTTCTAATgactgaggtggagtatccattggcatgTAGAGTCCCATTTAGGTGATTCACTTCACCTTGGAGTAGGTGggatttgcagattctttttgcaaggTCTGCCAGGACTTTAATTGTGCTTCCTTTTttggacttgggtgatggttggagtttttatgtaggtatctatccatgtgtgtaagttttctgtaaactgtgtggtcCAATTGTTGATTGTGTAGAAGATGTGAGAAGATTATGTGTAGAAGATTATGAGATGATTGAGGGTGGAGATGGACCAGCTTCACATGTTCACAACTATTTGAATAGGCTATGGTTCTTTCACTGTTTAAACCATCGGTTTTATTTTTGCTTCATCTAGTTCTCAAAAGAGAGGTAAATCAACCTGCAGTTGGTAAtctgtgtttccttccttccttgattaaGGATTTCCTTTTACGTTACAAAAGCCCTCCTGATCACTGGATTGGTCTCCAGAAAGATTCAGGTCAACCTTGGAGATGGATCAATGGCAGCATTTTCATGAAATGGTAGGTCTCTTTACTATTCTGTTTGAAGCAAAAAAAATGCGCAGATTAGGGTTGGCAGGTATAAAGGATGGTAATCAATCAAGAAGCTGGACACCACTGTAATAATTGTATGTATAATAGTATAATCTAACACCAAGTATCCCACCAGTATAAaggtatatactataatatatcccCCAGCCGAACATCACTGTGAAGGATTATTTGAAAGATCACACCACTGGACACTAGTATGGTAGCGAGATGATGTTAGATAGAATGTGTAATGGTAGAGTGTACACTGCTTGTCTTTTAATCTTCTTTTAGTTAGatgctgccaccaacccaagCTGCCTTAGGATTTTTAAATGAGTTTCTGAGGTAAACTTTTCCCCTTCTGTCAACACTGCTCTCCCCTTAGCTGCCAAAATGACTGTTTGGATAAGAGATCTTTCTGTGGCATCAGGATGTTGAAATGACTGGAATTATCCCAAAGGATTACTGATAGATTGAGAAATTACAGAGACCTTTTAAAagataaatagaaaaagatttatttataaaaccAAACAACTAACTACTTCTTCTGAGAGGCACAAAAAGTACAATACCTTGATGGTTGCTTTAAAAaagtttcttcacttagttacataCTGAGCTAAATAAACAGATCTAGCTGGTGGTTACAAAAacccctcactctacttcagtgaaatagaatcatagaatcaaagagttggaagagacctcatgggccatccagtccaaccccctgccaagaagcaggaatattgcattcaaatcacccctgacagatggccatccagcctctgtttaaaagcttccaaagaaggagcctccaccacagagttccactgctgaacggctctcacagtcaggaagttcttcctcgtgttcagatggaatctcctctcttgtagtttgaagccgttgttccgtgtcctagtctccagggaagcagaaaacaaccttgctccctcctccctgtggcttcctctcacatatttatacatggctatcatatcccctctcagccttctcttcttcaggctaaacatgcccagctccttaagccgctcctcatagggcttgttctccagaccctttatcatttcagtcgccctcctctggacacattccagcttgtcaatatctctcttaaattgtggtgccaaaaattggacacaatattccaggtgtggtctaaccaatgagTTCCTGACTAACCTATCTTAGGCagtcccctgagttatcagctaactcttCCCAGAGTTTTTCCAGCTACCTAACTCAGTCTAGAGAGCTAATCCCTTGTGCTGtctcccacaagaaatcaggttgctTCCTGACCTTTCCTGTCAGCTAATCAGCCCTTCCTGACACAGACGCTCTCTccctgaaaacccagtttcaaaaaccCTTCTTCTCCCACCGGCTTCCAATTCTCATCTACACAGAAGCTGAAGTCTTTCCCCtcctaagacttggctcctcccatctgctctagccaatcccaggagacctcaaactccCCATCTTCTAGCTATCcccactcaagatggctgcttccctggcatacattctcaaaatggaggtttggCCTTCTGCCATCCAGGCTTCTTTTctggcctactaggtaagattcactacagCAGGTCAAAAACCAGAGAGGCTTCTGTACCTTCAGTGTTTGTGTAGAAGAGGAGATTTCAGAAGGTATTGCTTGATAACTACAAAAACACTAATCCACTATTACAATAGTAGAACAATTCCAAACATATACTTGTTTCCACAGCTTGTAAAATGTACAACAAGCATTAATATACAATGGAACATACGTATATTGTATTCACAGTgctcattattatttctttttatatttatttatttatgtcatttttatcctgcccatttcagcctgaaggcgactcagggcggtgttATAGAAAATAATTTCCAACCAAAGCTTCTTTAAACAGATTTCTTCTTAATAGCAACAGCTTCTCTATCTTTTATTTTCTTGTAGAAGGCAATTTCCAACACTGGTTTCTATACACAGGTTTTCCTTGTGGAGAGCTTCTGCTTCTTTGTAGAGATTTTCCACAAGATACATCAAACAGTAATATATAATGAAACATATGTTTGTAACAAAGAACAGCAACATAAGTTTCTGGCCTCTAAATTTTTTAAGTCTCACTAAATATCTATCTGCTAGTGAGCTGACACCCAACCAATgagataaataaaaaatgaacatTATTGTGGATCTTAATAACAGAAATTAAAATGGGAGAGTAAGAATGAAAGAATGACTAGTGAGATAAATGGAAGGATGAGATCTAAATAAGTATGTAGATAAGTCCATGGAGATAGCAGAAAGTTAAAACTGAGACCAGATCCATAAGGGACAACCAACCAAACAACATGCCAGGCAagtctatggacctcatcacacaagagcatggatccactttaaatctagtttctACCTCCTGCTAAattctggagcttgtagtttagggagaggctTTTAATCTGCTCAGCCAGACAGGTTctgagcctcactaaactacaaattcttcAATTCAGGAGACAgaatccatgctctagtgcattggttctcaacctgtgggtgccaagaagccttcagcttccagaaatcctaacagctggtaaactggctgggatttctgggagttgtgggccaaaacacctgaagacccacagattgagaaccactgctctaatgtgatgaggttgtttaTAGATAACAGACGCATAAGAAAAACACATTACAAGCTAATGTAATAGACTATTACATGACTGCCCCATTGAAGCAGAAGTCTCCTCCCTTGGAATTATTAGATTTCCCTAGTCATATAATATATGATGACAGTTCCTATGCTGATGTCTCAACACAGGAGAAGAGCAGGATTACGGCAACAAGAGGTTTAAGAAATGTGTTATACAGGCTGTGGATTACTCAAGCCTTTACTGAATTTTAATTTTAACAGTCCTCCTCTGAATGATAACAACCTCAGGAAATAATCTGGCTCAGTCTTGGTGTTTCAAAAGGTGACATTGGATTACCAGTAATTTCTTTGCCTAACAGAGTTTTGTTGCTCCTCAGGTTGTTCACGCTTCCAACTGAAATGGGACGGAGATGTGCGTATTTGAACCATAAAGCTGTTGCCAGCTCCAGCTGCACAAGAGAAGAACACTGGATCTGTAGCAAAGACATGTTTAAAGGCATTGCCTGAATTGCAGAAATAGAACCCTGATTCCTGCTCTACTATGCACCGAGGCCCTTCAAAATATACTTCGGCTTTTCTTTGTTTTCAGCCTCTTGCCCCATGTCAGAGAAGTCCACTCAGTCCTTACAGAACCTTTTCCAGAAGACTGGGCACTTGAGCTTTTTAGTAGCGACCAGCTTTATAAACACTGAGCAAGCTGAAGCAGAAAAACAAGGATAGAGACAAGACTAGATGTCCAATCTCCCAAgactttctttccaggatgaagaggaaccattggcgatcaccctttgggttcgttcacttaaccaattacaaatccacctgaCAGTAATATTgtgtagcccacattttactagtttatttatttatttacttcatttatataccgcttttctcagccctcgggcgactcaaagtggttaacaataacaaaaattcaatgcttgacatatcaaagcagttaaaaacaattaaacaacaacataataaacagttaaacatcaatataacttcTCATTAGCATCTCAAAGAAAATCATGATCCAATCTCACCATCCGTTGTTCCGTATTTCtgtgttcattacactgcctattcaaatgcctgctcgaccaaccaggtcttcactttcctccaaaatgccaacagggagggggcaatataatttctgtaggaagggcattccacagccgaggggccaccacagagaaggccctgtctctcatccccgccagacgtaccgaaagcaaggcctccccagatgatcttaatgtcctaactggttcataggaggagatgcgttcagacaggtaagttgggccagaaccatttagggctttataggccaatgccagcactttgaattgtgccccgtAGCAGACTGgtagtggagctggcacaacaagggagtcatgtgctccctgagtgccgctcctgttagaatcctggctgccgagtgttggaccatttgaagcttccgagcagtcttcaaaggcaaccccacatagagagcgttgcagtagtctatacgggatgtaaccagagtgtggactaccattgccaagtcagacttcccaaggtacgggcgcaactggcgcacaagttataactgtgcaaatgctcccctggtcaccactgaaacctggggttccaggctcagtgatgagtccaagatcacacccaagctgcgaacctgcgtcttcagggggagtgtaaccccatgtcTTGAATTATGTAATGATTCTACAGCAGGGCATGATAGCTGTTGCAGAAAATACACACAGAAGTGACATTTGGAATTTGTGTACAGCCAGTTGTCTCCATTCAGTGTAGTTACAGACACCTCTGTgaaagtgaaagtgaaaaactatcAATAATGTAACtgcatttttttaacctgagagaacctCTCTCTGGAAATTTCCATGTCTTCCAGCATTACTCTATGGTCAACCACTGCTGGAAGGTGAACATTGAATCACATCTGATGAATACTCGAGATCTCTAGaggtgttttctctaggaatctccgaTCCTCAAACATGGCTGGAggtagtcacactggaggatctagagcagtggttctcaatcttccaaaagccatgaccccttcatacagtccctcatgttgtggtgacccccaaccataacattgtttttgttgctccttcataactgtcatttttactactgttataaatcataatgtaaatattagatatgcaagatgtattttcattcactggaccaaactgggcacaaatacccaatgcacccacatgtaaatgctagtggggttggggttggttttgtaatttggttttggttttgtaatttgggagttgtagttgctgggatttatagtcacctataatcaaagagcattctgaacttcaccagcgatggatttgaacctaatttgccacacagaactcccatggccaacggaaaacactggaagggtttggtgggcaggggcagctcaaccattacgcaaagtaagcatttgcagtatagttgattttgcccaggggcgctcttgaggcgctcttgagggaaaacagTCCTTGacctatgcgagttgtagttactaggatgtatagttcacctacaatcaaagagcattctgaactccaccaatgatggaattgaaccaaatatggcacacagaactcccacaacgaacagaaaatgtatatcagtgattggtgggggggggggggtgccaaaatactgatggcttaccgttgaaaattacctaaggccgcctctgTTGGTAggtattgacgttgagtttgggagttgtagttcacctatatcaagagagcactgtggactcacgcaatggtggatctggaccaaacttgacacaaatactcaatatgcgcagatgtgaacactggtggagcctgggggaaatagaccttgacttttgggagttgtagttgctgggatttatagttcattgcaatcaaagaacattctgaactccaccaacgatagaattagctcaaacttcccacatggaatccccatgaccatcagaaaatactgtgttttctgatggtctttggcgacccctctg
This genomic interval from Anolis sagrei isolate rAnoSag1 chromosome 2, rAnoSag1.mat, whole genome shotgun sequence contains the following:
- the LOC132765177 gene encoding C-type lectin domain family 2 member D-like, coding for MDQPTPQYRLCSRHAPKIYLAYRLKLPETTQVQKALQVRLIMDWSSWNNRWCYKSERGEWVITAKCSGVILTMTLIIILIPAILFAERRNERCPDLLPADPCPKDWLGYQRKCYYFSPMEGNWTSGNRHCSSHNASLALVGSQETLDFLLRYKSPPDHWIGLQKDSGQPWRWINGSIFMKWLFTLPTEMGRRCAYLNHKAVASSSCTREEHWICSKDMFKGIA